A genome region from Solanum pennellii chromosome 12, SPENNV200 includes the following:
- the LOC107005802 gene encoding la-related protein 6B-like, producing the protein MAIEHDTLFLDSLNSTATSSSASLDLDHPFESTSSSPLSPSLTKLNARAIAFIPRSSSSPSLSSAMLSKSSSSPSLATMSHPNSSRADLNRPGSRIGPGSGPVNGQTVLHLIATPSATFHQITTHVPVQNYIYASQLPVQYPYAGGIGRGFVDHGGMPAVVVIGADSERLSDEACQKIINQVEFYFSDINLATTDHLIRIMFKDPEGYVPMSVVASFKKIKALTSNHAYVAKILQCSTKLVVSEDGRKVRRQFPLSEKDLEELQSRIVVAENLPDDHCHQNLMKIFSAVGSVRMIRTCQPQLNGGASAASRTGKSDTTLYSNKLHAFVEYESIELAEKAVMELNDEDNWRNGLKVRILNRCTGKSGQTRGKKVGYESEVSFKEDDTSSEASEKHSDDLWHHLDTNLNDLAEEHVDGQRKGLNRSWVKGLGQGRGRPQFHQTSRGGHLSTPPASMRRAYSVGSALSSINRFSLAGQPSMLSDQSAPVKQTSVPRMPDGTRGFSMGRGKPVAIKTA; encoded by the exons ATGGCTATAGAACATGATACATTATTCCTCGATTCATTGAATTCAACAGCTACATCTTCATCAGCTTCACTTGATCTTGATCATCCATTTGAATCTACGTCTTCTTCACCATTATCACCTTCATTAACCAAACTAAACGCTCGTGCAATCGCATTTATTCCACGAAGTTCGTCTTCTCCATCATTATCATCAGCTATGTTGTCTAAATCATCTTCTTCGCCTTCATTGGCGACCATGTCACATCCTAATTCCTCCCGGGCTGATTTAAATCGGCCCGGGAGTAGGATCGGGCCTGGATCAGGGCCCGTTAATGGACAGACGGTGTTACATCTGATTGCAACACCGTCTGCTACATTTCATCAGATAACTACGCATGTTCCtgtacaaaattatatatatgcgTCTCAATTGCCTGTGCAATATCCTTACGCTGGCGGAATTGGAAGAGGATTCGTCGATCATGGCGGTATGCCGGCGGTGGTGGTTATTGGTGCCGATTCTGAACGGTTAAGTGATGAAGCttgtcaaaaaattattaatcag GTGGAATTTTATTTTAGTGATATAAATTTGGCAACAACTGATCATCTAATAAGGATTATGTTCAAGGATCCAGAAGGATATG TACCAATGTCTGTGGTTGCATCATTCAAGAAGATTAAAGCTCTTACGAGTAATCATGCCTACGTTGCGAAAATTCTGCAGTGCTCCACAAAGCTT GTGGTTAGTGAAGATGGAAGAAAGGTTAGACGCCAATTTCCGCTGTCTGAAAAGGACTTGGAAGAGCTGCAA TCTCGCATTGTGGTTGCTGAGAATTTACCCGATGATCACTGCCACCAGAACCTCATGAAGATTTTCTCAGCTGTTGGAAG TGTAAGAATGATTCGTACATGCCAACCACAGTTAAATGGCGGGGCTTCTGCAGCGTCTAGAACTGGAAAATCAGATACCACATTGTATAGTAACAAG TTGCATGCATTTGTGGAATACGAAAGCATTGAATTGGCTGAGAAGGCG GTTATGGAGCTAAATGATGAGGATAACTGGCGAAATGGTCTGAAAGTCCGTATACTGAACAGGTGCACG GGAAAATCTGGTCAAACTCGAGGGAAGAAAGTTGGTTACGAGAGTGAGGTCAGCTTCAAGGAAGACGATACTTCATCAGAGGCTAGCGAGAAACACAGTGACGACCTGTGGCACCACCTTGATACTAACCTGAATGACCTTGCA GAGGAGCATGTCGATGGGCAGAGGAAAGGACTCAATCGCAGTTGGGTTAAGGGACTTGGTCAGGGACGTGGACGTCCTCAGTTTCATCAAACCAGTCGTGGAGGTCATTTAAGTACTCCCCCGGCAAGTATGAGGCGTGCATACAGTGTGGGAAGTGCACTATCAAGCATCAATCGTTTTAGTCTAGCAGGGCAACCCTCAATGCTTTCTGATCAGTCAGCACCAGTCAAGCAAACTTCTGTGCCTCGCATGCCAGATGGCACCAGGGGCTTCTCCATGGGTCGAGGTAAACCAGTTGCAATTAAAACAGCATAA